In Synechococcales cyanobacterium CNB, the following proteins share a genomic window:
- a CDS encoding 2-C-methyl-D-erythritol 4-phosphate cytidylyltransferase translates to MPPAVPLPSDESEPPAAPPRHHGRRAQGRACQRRQTGASQPKHTRSSWRSKGTWQFPGNFSSATAPRRHAGGRPAAIGSQAMRVAVLIPAAGYSKRYAEADPLGGARSKLDEDLGGRPVLQRTVELFANYASPDVTIAGIVVAGPHDEAAFDEFRLRYGDKMGLLGVSICRGGKTHRYETVKAALDHVPADATHVAVHDAARPCASQALLDRVFDAASRHPAVVPAIEVSDTLKRLSDEEVDDPGADPLAAILGAGKRHPLRAVEATVERDRLVAVQTPQVYEAALLKEVYAQSNIDCTDDATLVERLGRRVVVVEGDPLNVKITRPVDLRIARAVLGVSGPAERPVHKRF, encoded by the coding sequence ATGCCGCCAGCAGTTCCTCTCCCGTCCGATGAATCCGAACCTCCAGCGGCCCCGCCCCGCCACCACGGCCGGAGGGCGCAGGGACGAGCGTGTCAGAGACGTCAGACGGGGGCTTCACAGCCCAAGCATACCCGGAGTTCGTGGCGTTCCAAGGGTACCTGGCAGTTTCCCGGAAACTTTTCCAGTGCGACGGCACCAAGGCGGCATGCCGGGGGCCGACCGGCCGCGATAGGCTCTCAGGCCATGCGGGTTGCAGTCCTCATCCCGGCGGCCGGATACTCCAAGCGGTATGCCGAGGCGGACCCGCTCGGGGGAGCGCGGTCGAAGCTGGACGAGGACCTGGGCGGTCGGCCTGTCCTGCAGCGGACGGTCGAGTTGTTCGCCAACTACGCCTCCCCGGACGTCACGATCGCGGGAATCGTCGTTGCCGGGCCGCACGACGAGGCCGCGTTCGACGAGTTCCGGTTGCGTTACGGCGACAAGATGGGACTGCTGGGGGTGTCGATCTGCCGCGGCGGGAAGACGCACCGCTACGAGACGGTCAAGGCCGCGCTCGATCATGTTCCCGCGGACGCGACGCACGTCGCGGTGCACGACGCAGCCAGGCCCTGCGCCTCGCAGGCGCTGTTGGACCGGGTGTTCGACGCGGCATCGCGCCACCCGGCCGTCGTGCCTGCGATCGAAGTCTCCGACACGCTCAAGCGCCTGTCGGACGAGGAAGTGGACGACCCGGGCGCGGACCCGCTCGCGGCCATCCTTGGCGCAGGCAAGCGGCATCCGCTCCGTGCGGTCGAGGCAACAGTCGAGCGAGATCGGCTGGTGGCGGTGCAGACGCCGCAGGTGTACGAGGCGGCCCTGCTCAAGGAGGTCTACGCTCAGTCGAACATCGACTGCACGGACGACGCCACGCTGGTCGAACGTCTGGGGCGGCGCGTGGTGGTGGTCGAGGGCGACCCGCTGAACGTGAAGATCACCCGCCCGGTGGACCTGCGGATCGCGCGGGCCGTGCTGGGCGTGAGCGGTCCGGCGGAGCGGCCGGTCCACAAGCGGTTCTGA
- a CDS encoding dephospho-CoA kinase — protein MTKRAEGDEGSAPEGERTLVSLRPSGLSIVLRSVVPVAALCVLALALAWPAARGGVPGVAAAAGWTVLAVGALKLFWETAVWASRRYVLTDRRVARVSGVLRRVTVEARLERVQHVVLYRSLGERLLGLGTIGFATAGTDTIEVAWVMIARPHEVWATAKEAIDRRTGETLMTPGTERRACETPPPPSEGKALVLGLAGGIGAGKSAVAAEFARRGCVVIDSDAEAKAALDRPEVREQLRRWWGERVIGAGGRVDRAAVAAIVFDDESQRRRLESLVHPLVRARRAELVREAASRGAEVVVVDAPLLFEAGVDAECDAVVFVDAPREVRLERVRASRGWDQAEVDRRERAQMPLEEKRRRSRYGIVNTGGLSDLGPQVEGVLRRARAEFGGGRGRAG, from the coding sequence GTGACAAAGCGGGCCGAGGGAGACGAGGGGTCTGCGCCGGAGGGCGAACGGACGCTCGTGTCGCTCCGGCCGAGCGGGCTGTCGATCGTCCTGCGATCGGTCGTGCCCGTGGCCGCGCTGTGCGTGCTGGCGTTGGCGTTGGCGTGGCCGGCGGCGCGGGGCGGCGTGCCGGGGGTTGCGGCGGCGGCGGGGTGGACGGTGCTGGCGGTCGGCGCGCTCAAACTGTTCTGGGAAACGGCCGTCTGGGCGAGCAGGCGCTACGTGCTGACGGATCGGCGCGTGGCGCGCGTGTCCGGCGTGCTACGGCGCGTCACGGTCGAGGCGCGGCTGGAGCGCGTGCAGCACGTCGTGCTCTACCGCTCGCTCGGCGAGCGCTTGCTCGGCCTGGGAACGATCGGGTTCGCGACCGCGGGCACCGACACGATCGAGGTCGCGTGGGTGATGATCGCCCGGCCGCACGAGGTCTGGGCTACGGCGAAGGAAGCGATCGACAGGCGCACGGGCGAGACGCTCATGACACCGGGGACGGAACGGCGTGCGTGCGAGACTCCCCCGCCACCAAGTGAGGGCAAGGCGCTCGTGCTCGGGTTGGCGGGCGGGATCGGGGCGGGCAAGAGCGCGGTGGCGGCGGAGTTCGCGCGGCGCGGGTGCGTGGTCATCGACTCGGACGCCGAAGCGAAGGCCGCGCTGGACCGGCCCGAGGTACGCGAGCAGTTGCGGCGGTGGTGGGGCGAGCGGGTGATCGGCGCGGGCGGTCGCGTGGACCGTGCGGCGGTCGCGGCGATCGTGTTCGATGACGAGTCGCAGCGCCGTCGTCTCGAATCGCTCGTGCATCCGCTGGTTCGCGCTCGCCGGGCGGAACTGGTCCGCGAGGCCGCGTCGCGCGGCGCGGAAGTGGTTGTCGTCGATGCGCCGTTGCTCTTCGAGGCGGGCGTGGACGCCGAGTGCGACGCGGTGGTGTTCGTGGACGCGCCGCGCGAGGTTCGCTTGGAGCGGGTACGGGCTTCGCGCGGGTGGGACCAGGCGGAGGTCGATCGGCGCGAACGTGCCCAGATGCCGCTGGAGGAGAAGCGGCGTCGGAGCCGGTACGGGATCGTGAACACGGGCGGGCTGTCTGACTTGGGGCCGCAGGTGGAGGGGGTGCTGCGGCGGGCCAGGGCGGAGTTCGGGGGCGGGCGGGGCCGGGCCGGGTAA
- a CDS encoding hypoxanthine phosphoribosyltransferase, whose protein sequence is MFPEIERVLIGRETIARRVRELGASLASDLRRDVERGGASAGDGDRVVIIPIMSGAMVFGADLIRELPLKLRLELVAVSSYPGRSLESKGAAIRSELPRTLGGRHVVIVDDILDSGQTIAMVRRLVEEQTPASVRACVLLRKDVRRAVSEAEGARAEYVGFDIPDEFVVGYGLDYDGYYRNYPEIATLKREAL, encoded by the coding sequence GTGTTCCCCGAGATCGAACGAGTCCTGATCGGCCGCGAGACCATCGCCCGGCGTGTGCGCGAGCTGGGGGCGTCGCTCGCGAGCGACCTGCGCCGCGACGTCGAGCGAGGCGGGGCGAGCGCGGGCGACGGCGACCGCGTCGTCATCATTCCGATCATGTCCGGGGCGATGGTCTTCGGCGCGGACCTGATCCGCGAGTTGCCGCTGAAGTTGAGGTTGGAACTGGTGGCGGTGAGCAGTTACCCGGGTCGCTCGCTGGAGAGCAAAGGGGCGGCGATCCGGTCGGAACTGCCGCGCACGCTCGGGGGCCGGCACGTCGTGATCGTCGATGACATCCTCGACTCGGGGCAGACGATCGCGATGGTGCGTCGGCTGGTGGAGGAGCAGACGCCGGCGTCGGTGCGGGCGTGCGTGCTGCTGCGCAAGGACGTGCGGCGCGCGGTGAGCGAGGCCGAAGGCGCACGGGCGGAGTACGTCGGGTTCGATATCCCGGACGAGTTCGTCGTGGGGTACGGGCTGGACTACGACGGGTATTACCGGAACTACCCGGAGATCGCGACGCTCAAGCGCGAGGCGTTGTAA